Proteins encoded within one genomic window of Mesobacillus subterraneus:
- a CDS encoding DUF3231 family protein codes for MNFAGSGNYGMSVAASQRKDLAAIYARLNTEILIYAEDGANIMIDEGWLEQPPLSADRNDLAKK; via the coding sequence ATGAATTTTGCTGGCAGCGGCAACTATGGAATGTCGGTTGCGGCCAGTCAAAGAAAGGACCTTGCAGCAATATACGCTCGTTTAAACACAGAAATTCTAATATATGCCGAGGATGGGGCAAACATCATGATTGATGAAGGATGGTTAGAGCAGCCACCCCTATCAGCAGACCGCAATGATTTGGCGAAAAAATAG
- a CDS encoding alpha/beta hydrolase → MKKKLVWIASGTIIAILIGLIAAGNYFYNVAINRSQESVDLHGGGESVTAAKLLSEEEEQRKLEEILAWTEKQKFELVELESKDGLKLKARFLKNANPSGKAVILAHGYKGNSEQMPGITKFYYEQGYDILKPDARGHGLSEGDYIGYGWHDRKDYVQWSKFLAEEARADTIFLHGFSMGAATVLMASGEKLPDQVKGIIADSGYTTVLEELSHQLKYLYNLPSFPVMQVTSVITNIRAGYTFAEASALDSVAKNKVPLFIIHGDNDALVPTEMGIRIFEKAKSVKELWIVPGAGHTEAYTIAEKEYQEKLKSFWTKATGK, encoded by the coding sequence GTGAAGAAAAAATTAGTTTGGATTGCGAGCGGAACGATTATAGCAATTTTGATCGGTTTAATTGCTGCAGGGAATTATTTTTATAATGTCGCAATCAATCGAAGCCAAGAATCGGTTGACCTTCACGGTGGCGGCGAAAGTGTCACGGCAGCCAAACTGCTTAGTGAAGAAGAGGAGCAGAGGAAGCTGGAGGAAATTTTAGCCTGGACAGAAAAGCAAAAATTTGAACTGGTTGAATTAGAATCCAAAGATGGCCTAAAGCTGAAGGCACGTTTCTTAAAAAATGCTAATCCTTCAGGAAAAGCTGTCATTCTAGCTCACGGATATAAAGGAAATAGTGAGCAAATGCCAGGAATCACGAAGTTTTACTATGAGCAGGGGTATGATATTCTTAAGCCTGATGCGAGAGGTCATGGTCTTAGCGAAGGTGATTACATAGGTTATGGCTGGCATGATCGTAAGGATTATGTTCAGTGGTCAAAATTTTTAGCTGAAGAAGCCAGGGCGGATACCATTTTCCTTCATGGATTTTCCATGGGCGCGGCAACTGTATTGATGGCGAGCGGGGAAAAACTTCCTGACCAGGTCAAGGGAATTATTGCTGACAGTGGCTATACGACAGTTCTTGAGGAACTAAGTCACCAATTGAAATACCTGTATAATCTCCCATCCTTCCCGGTCATGCAGGTTACTTCTGTGATTACGAATATTAGGGCAGGCTACACATTTGCTGAAGCATCGGCATTGGACAGTGTTGCGAAAAATAAAGTTCCATTATTCATCATTCACGGTGATAATGATGCATTAGTACCAACTGAAATGGGGATACGCATTTTTGAAAAAGCGAAAAGCGTTAAAGAGCTATGGATTGTTCCTGGCGCAGGCCACACTGAGGCCTATACTATCGCTGAAAAAGAGTATCAAGAAAAATTAAAGTCATTTTGGACAAAAGCCACTGGAAAATAG
- a CDS encoding DUF1572 family protein, producing MKEVGNLSYLKLAIENFKSIKNQAERAMEQLDLEQLHYSPNEDTNSIVVIAKHMSGNLKSRFRDFLTTDGEKPDRNRDGEFEGAFSTREDLLFHWNEGWNVLFETLSQLAEKDLEQTVYIRKEPHFAIEAIQRQIVHQAAHGGQIVYIAKMIKKENWKTLSIPKGHSQQFNEKMMEISKKEETQ from the coding sequence ATGAAGGAGGTGGGGAATTTGAGTTATTTAAAGTTGGCCATTGAAAATTTCAAAAGCATTAAAAATCAGGCAGAAAGAGCGATGGAGCAATTGGATTTAGAGCAGCTTCACTATTCTCCAAACGAAGATACTAACAGTATTGTCGTGATCGCCAAGCATATGAGCGGCAATCTTAAATCAAGGTTCAGGGACTTTTTAACAACCGATGGCGAAAAGCCTGACCGTAATAGGGATGGGGAATTTGAGGGAGCATTTTCCACGAGGGAGGATTTGCTATTTCATTGGAATGAAGGATGGAACGTGCTTTTTGAGACGCTTTCACAGTTAGCTGAAAAGGACTTGGAACAAACAGTCTATATTAGAAAAGAACCACACTTCGCCATTGAAGCCATCCAGCGACAAATTGTCCATCAAGCAGCCCATGGCGGGCAGATTGTTTATATTGCGAAGATGATCAAGAAAGAGAATTGGAAAACACTAAGTATTCCTAAAGGTCACTCACAGCAATTCAACGAAAAAATGATGGAGATTTCAAAAAAAGAAGAGACCCAGTAA
- a CDS encoding DUF2161 domain-containing phosphodiesterase, whose translation MTKLYEADLYEPIRKHFIKQGYRVNGEVHDCDLTAVKDDSLIIVELKLNLNIDLLLQATRRQRLTDLVYIAIPKPKRISRKRWNDIIQLVKRLELGLIIVSFSGNRRSVEFKVHPEPYKRMSSKNTRKKAALMKEIEGRSADYNIGGSSKTKIMTAYKENCIQIACYLEKLGQMSPRALVALGTGDKTPLILQKNYYNWYERVARGIYVISEQGKKELEDYPELVEYYLGGLKTED comes from the coding sequence ATGACGAAACTATACGAAGCCGATTTATATGAGCCTATCCGAAAGCATTTTATAAAACAAGGCTATCGTGTCAATGGTGAGGTGCACGATTGCGATTTAACCGCTGTTAAGGATGATTCTCTAATAATCGTCGAACTAAAACTGAATTTGAATATCGACCTTTTGCTGCAGGCAACACGTAGGCAACGGCTGACTGATCTTGTATATATTGCGATTCCGAAACCAAAACGCATTTCAAGGAAACGCTGGAATGATATCATCCAATTAGTAAAAAGGCTGGAATTGGGACTGATAATAGTCTCTTTTTCAGGTAATCGGAGAAGTGTTGAGTTTAAGGTTCATCCGGAACCATACAAACGCATGTCAAGCAAGAATACGAGGAAGAAAGCAGCATTGATGAAAGAAATAGAAGGAAGAAGCGCTGACTACAATATCGGGGGCAGCAGTAAAACCAAGATCATGACTGCATACAAAGAAAATTGCATCCAAATCGCCTGTTATCTCGAAAAACTCGGACAAATGTCTCCAAGAGCGCTGGTTGCTCTCGGTACAGGCGATAAGACCCCATTGATCCTTCAAAAAAATTATTACAACTGGTATGAAAGAGTGGCGAGAGGCATTTACGTCATTTCAGAGCAAGGAAAAAAAGAGCTAGAAGACTATCCTGAGCTCGTGGAGTATTATTTAGGAGGGCTGAAAACGGAAGACTGA
- a CDS encoding GDSL-type esterase/lipase family protein, translated as MKIIKIMLLSSLLAVLSLSAWIYYPQYQINKIKQETAPSVEKTNKLTYIDYYRTIPGSTINHLALGDSIIRGYRIPEEENFISQFSTQLGVETGKQVLSQNEGVIGITSERLNKLVQDGVYDEAIKESDLITVNVGGNDILQLVKQSDIYSALKSFDSLQDGFSQNIAEITTTIGELNPTATIVLLELYNPMPADHQFYSLADKLLPKWNLMIYEAAKGTSSSVVVQTTNVINSDNLEFLASDGVHPNPSGNTAISSQMLQQFQQQHKADAVLANRQN; from the coding sequence ATGAAAATCATAAAAATAATGCTGCTTTCGTCTCTGCTTGCCGTCCTGTCACTTTCGGCATGGATTTACTATCCCCAATACCAAATCAATAAAATCAAGCAGGAAACTGCACCTTCTGTTGAAAAGACAAATAAGCTTACCTATATAGATTACTACAGAACTATTCCAGGCAGTACCATTAACCATCTAGCTCTCGGTGATTCAATCATACGAGGTTACCGTATTCCAGAGGAAGAGAATTTCATCAGTCAATTTTCCACCCAACTCGGGGTTGAAACTGGCAAACAAGTCCTTTCGCAAAACGAAGGTGTGATCGGGATTACTAGCGAGAGGCTGAATAAGCTGGTGCAAGATGGTGTGTATGACGAAGCGATCAAGGAGTCCGACCTTATAACGGTTAACGTCGGTGGGAATGACATATTACAATTAGTTAAACAGAGCGATATCTATAGTGCGCTAAAATCGTTTGACAGTTTGCAAGATGGGTTCTCACAAAACATTGCTGAAATTACTACTACAATTGGTGAGTTGAATCCTACTGCGACAATTGTCCTTCTTGAGCTCTATAATCCTATGCCAGCTGATCATCAATTCTATTCACTTGCAGATAAACTTCTTCCTAAGTGGAATTTAATGATTTATGAAGCTGCAAAAGGAACATCGTCTTCTGTAGTGGTACAAACTACGAATGTAATCAATAGTGATAATTTAGAATTCCTGGCGAGTGATGGAGTGCACCCGAACCCTTCAGGCAATACAGCCATTTCAAGTCAAATGCTTCAGCAATTCCAACAACAGCATAAAGCGGATGCCGTACTGGCAAACCGCCAAAATTAA
- a CDS encoding cold-shock protein — translation MEQGTVKWFNAEKGFGFIEREGGDDVFVHFSAIQSEGFKSLDEGQKVSFDVEQGARGPQAANVSKL, via the coding sequence ATGGAACAAGGTACAGTAAAATGGTTTAACGCAGAAAAAGGTTTTGGATTCATCGAGCGCGAAGGTGGAGACGACGTATTCGTACACTTCTCTGCTATCCAATCTGAAGGTTTCAAATCATTAGACGAAGGTCAAAAAGTTTCTTTCGACGTTGAGCAAGGCGCTCGCGGACCACAAGCTGCTAACGTATCAAAACTATAA
- a CDS encoding DHA2 family efflux MFS transporter permease subunit, giving the protein MEFNMKTPDKPPYGILAVLIVGAFIAFLNNTLLNIALPSIMTDLEVEATTVQWLTTGFMLVSGIMIPLSAYLIQKYSVRNLFLTAMGLFTLGTILSGAAHVFPLLLAGRMIQASGTAIMMPLLMNVMLVSFPIEKRGTAMGVFGLVLMFAPAIGPTLSGWLIEHYDWRMLFHFVTPIAATVLLLGFFLLKDKKEKVHMRLDILSLSLSSVGFGGLLYGFSSAGSKGWDSPLVYLTLAIGAVSLIVFILRQLGQDNPMLNFRIYKYPMFALSSVISMIVTMAMFSGMLLLPIYVQTIRGISPLDAGLMLLPGAIAMAIMSPITGKLFDKFGGRTLAVIGLIITLVTSYYFSKLSMETTYTQLIILYTVRMFGMSMVNMPVNTNGLNQLPARYYPHGTAMNNTLQQVSGAIGTALLVTVMSMRAESYGKELAASALKEAAAAGKAVTPAVQAEMQHEIAMQAMLQGINDAFYVTVFLSAIALILAFFIKRATQAEDTIGKKTPVKNPSYKLVNN; this is encoded by the coding sequence TTGGAATTTAATATGAAAACACCTGACAAACCGCCCTATGGAATATTGGCGGTATTAATTGTTGGGGCTTTTATCGCATTTTTAAATAATACTTTGCTTAATATAGCTTTGCCTTCAATCATGACTGATCTTGAGGTAGAAGCCACGACAGTTCAATGGCTGACAACCGGCTTCATGCTTGTCAGTGGAATCATGATTCCTCTTAGTGCTTATTTGATCCAAAAGTATTCTGTAAGGAATTTATTCTTGACCGCAATGGGTTTATTCACTTTGGGTACGATCTTATCCGGAGCAGCCCATGTGTTTCCGCTTTTATTAGCAGGGCGGATGATCCAGGCATCAGGCACAGCAATCATGATGCCGCTATTAATGAATGTCATGCTCGTAAGCTTTCCGATTGAAAAGCGCGGGACCGCAATGGGTGTATTCGGTTTGGTGCTGATGTTCGCACCAGCAATAGGACCGACGCTTTCAGGATGGCTAATTGAGCATTACGACTGGAGAATGCTTTTCCATTTTGTAACGCCAATCGCAGCAACGGTTTTGCTACTCGGATTCTTCCTGTTAAAAGATAAAAAAGAGAAAGTTCATATGCGTTTGGACATTCTTTCTTTATCGTTATCGAGCGTAGGATTTGGGGGGCTTCTGTACGGCTTTAGCTCTGCCGGTTCGAAGGGATGGGACAGTCCTCTTGTTTATCTAACATTAGCGATAGGTGCCGTTTCACTGATCGTCTTTATCCTTCGTCAATTAGGCCAAGATAATCCAATGTTGAATTTCAGGATTTATAAGTATCCAATGTTTGCTTTGTCTTCAGTAATCTCAATGATCGTGACCATGGCAATGTTTTCGGGAATGCTGTTGCTTCCAATATACGTGCAGACTATTCGCGGAATTTCTCCACTGGATGCAGGCTTAATGCTATTGCCAGGAGCGATTGCCATGGCAATTATGTCACCGATTACCGGGAAATTATTTGATAAATTTGGCGGACGTACTTTAGCAGTCATAGGCTTGATTATCACGCTTGTGACGAGCTACTATTTCAGCAAGCTTTCAATGGAAACGACTTATACTCAGCTAATTATCCTTTACACAGTTCGCATGTTCGGCATGTCGATGGTCAATATGCCTGTTAACACCAACGGACTAAACCAATTGCCTGCTCGTTATTACCCGCACGGCACAGCAATGAACAACACATTGCAGCAGGTTTCCGGTGCTATTGGAACTGCTTTGTTGGTCACAGTAATGTCAATGCGTGCAGAATCCTATGGAAAAGAATTAGCGGCATCAGCACTCAAAGAAGCAGCGGCTGCAGGTAAAGCTGTCACACCTGCTGTCCAAGCGGAAATGCAGCATGAGATTGCGATGCAAGCGATGCTGCAGGGTATTAATGACGCATTTTATGTCACTGTATTTTTATCAGCGATCGCCTTGATACTCGCTTTCTTTATCAAGCGTGCAACACAGGCGGAAGACACCATTGGCAAAAAAACTCCAGTAAAGAACCCTTCTTATAAATTGGTAAATAACTAA
- a CDS encoding DUF4395 domain-containing protein: MTTEIRSIPQPLVRTNQWFIVISVLITWLTGIEWILTLPLLAGVSGLLFGYNPVMRIARHFLRKQPSDYIPEDWEQQQFNQKIAVVCLAGGLISYASGLTAFGLIFTAMVALAAFVAILGFCIGCFIRFQWSKYKSKRPATNS, from the coding sequence ATGACTACTGAGATTCGCTCAATTCCACAGCCTTTAGTAAGAACAAATCAGTGGTTCATTGTCATAAGTGTTCTAATAACCTGGTTAACAGGTATTGAATGGATATTAACTCTGCCACTGCTCGCTGGAGTTTCGGGACTGCTATTTGGATATAATCCTGTAATGCGAATAGCCAGACATTTCCTGCGAAAACAACCGTCAGATTATATACCCGAAGACTGGGAACAACAGCAGTTCAATCAAAAAATCGCTGTTGTCTGCTTAGCAGGCGGACTCATTTCCTATGCAAGCGGATTAACAGCATTTGGACTTATATTTACAGCTATGGTAGCGTTAGCCGCTTTTGTAGCCATCCTCGGATTTTGTATAGGCTGCTTCATTCGTTTTCAATGGTCCAAATACAAATCAAAAAGACCTGCAACAAATTCTTAA
- a CDS encoding MATE family efflux transporter has protein sequence MYQTFSTKEKIKQIFVMLIPILITQLGMFSMVFFNTILSGKYNSSDLAGVAIGSSIWSPVFTGLSGILLAVSPIAAQRFGEKKGKEVSSILTHGIYLALIIAVLVIILGVFLLNPILTAMNLPGSVHETAYRYLAGLSFGIIPLFIFNVLRSFIYALGKTRVVMYILLMSLPINFFLNYVLIFGHWGFPELGGAGAGYATSITYYVIAGMTAVVIIKQKPFSDFVGLEYFKEFSGEKVKEILKIGVPMGLSIFFETSMFAVVTIMISKFNITTIAAYQSALNIVSFLYMIPMSISMAQTVLVGFEVGAGRYNDAKAYSWMGIYLGAIIAVGAGLLLVLFRYEVAGLYSNEPAVVALTGQFLIYALFFMISDAIQATALAALRGYKDVNISFIITLIAYWLICLPVGYLLAHNTSLGASGYWVGLTIGLLAAGISLSLRLIFIQKHRFNGNLAEVV, from the coding sequence ATGTACCAGACTTTTTCGACAAAGGAAAAAATAAAACAGATTTTTGTCATGCTCATTCCGATCTTGATTACACAATTAGGGATGTTTTCAATGGTCTTTTTCAATACCATCCTGTCAGGGAAATATAATTCTTCAGACCTTGCTGGTGTAGCAATCGGATCCTCGATTTGGAGCCCGGTCTTCACTGGACTCAGCGGGATACTTCTTGCTGTTTCGCCAATTGCAGCACAGCGTTTTGGTGAAAAGAAGGGAAAAGAAGTATCATCGATCCTCACTCACGGAATTTATCTGGCGTTAATCATTGCAGTACTTGTTATCATTTTGGGAGTATTTCTGCTCAATCCAATATTAACGGCGATGAACTTGCCTGGAAGTGTTCATGAAACGGCCTATCGCTATTTGGCAGGCTTAAGTTTTGGTATCATCCCATTGTTTATTTTTAACGTATTAAGATCATTTATTTACGCTCTCGGAAAAACAAGAGTGGTTATGTATATCCTTCTGATGTCGTTGCCAATCAACTTCTTCTTGAACTATGTCCTGATTTTCGGACACTGGGGCTTTCCAGAATTGGGTGGAGCTGGTGCTGGTTATGCCACATCGATTACTTATTATGTGATTGCGGGCATGACTGCAGTGGTCATTATCAAGCAAAAGCCATTCTCGGATTTTGTCGGTTTAGAATACTTTAAGGAGTTTTCCGGTGAGAAAGTGAAGGAGATTTTGAAAATCGGAGTCCCTATGGGGTTATCGATTTTTTTTGAAACTAGCATGTTTGCCGTCGTCACGATCATGATCAGTAAATTCAATATCACGACGATTGCTGCCTATCAATCAGCTTTAAATATAGTATCTTTCCTGTATATGATTCCAATGAGTATCTCTATGGCACAAACTGTTTTGGTCGGGTTCGAAGTCGGTGCTGGCCGTTATAATGATGCCAAAGCATACAGCTGGATGGGGATTTATCTCGGTGCCATTATAGCGGTAGGGGCAGGACTGCTCTTGGTGCTGTTCCGTTATGAGGTAGCAGGGCTTTATTCAAATGAACCAGCAGTAGTTGCTTTAACTGGACAGTTTTTGATATATGCCTTGTTTTTCATGATATCTGACGCGATCCAGGCGACTGCACTCGCAGCATTGCGCGGGTACAAAGACGTGAATATTTCCTTTATTATCACTTTGATTGCCTACTGGCTCATCTGTCTGCCGGTCGGCTATCTGCTGGCCCATAATACCAGCCTTGGAGCTTCAGGTTATTGGGTAGGACTGACCATCGGATTACTTGCTGCCGGAATATCCTTGTCGCTCAGATTGATATTCATCCAAAAACATCGTTTTAACGGTAACTTGGCTGAGGTTGTATAA
- a CDS encoding MBL fold metallo-hydrolase — protein MTAVSETDRPILGMVAGNERTMMIDAGNSEAHANLFIDLLKEKGVSEPSYVILTHWHWDHIFGLSSLENTVSISSRKTRKEIEKLIPYSWSNEALDQRVAEGTEIEFCANAIKQEFPIHRDIIISLPEMTFEDEIEIDLGGITCIIKHVGGDHAEDSVVVFVKEEKILFLADSIYPDIFSAKDNYTVEGTRNLLRKIEVFDADTYILSHSGIISKKEFQDQANLLRSIADLTEKHRGDSTLMIEDYRKRGNRDLTEEEHETIEYFVSGFELSSSTPN, from the coding sequence ATGACTGCTGTTTCCGAAACTGACAGGCCAATCCTGGGCATGGTCGCCGGCAATGAGAGAACCATGATGATTGACGCCGGAAACTCTGAGGCACATGCCAATCTTTTCATAGATTTGTTAAAAGAAAAGGGTGTATCGGAACCCTCTTATGTTATTTTGACACACTGGCATTGGGATCATATTTTTGGCTTGTCTTCGCTTGAGAATACCGTGTCCATCTCCTCCAGAAAAACGAGGAAAGAAATTGAAAAGCTAATCCCTTATTCCTGGTCAAATGAGGCATTAGATCAAAGAGTGGCAGAAGGAACTGAAATTGAATTTTGTGCTAATGCGATAAAACAAGAGTTTCCGATTCATCGCGACATTATAATCAGCTTGCCTGAGATGACATTTGAAGATGAAATCGAAATCGATCTTGGCGGCATTACTTGCATCATTAAGCATGTGGGCGGTGACCATGCTGAAGATTCGGTCGTCGTGTTTGTGAAAGAGGAAAAGATATTGTTCCTGGCTGACAGCATTTATCCTGATATTTTCTCGGCTAAAGACAACTATACCGTCGAGGGAACTAGAAATCTACTGAGGAAAATTGAAGTGTTTGATGCAGACACTTACATACTTTCTCACTCTGGCATAATATCTAAAAAAGAATTCCAAGACCAAGCGAATCTCCTAAGGTCCATCGCTGATCTGACTGAAAAACATCGCGGAGATTCAACATTAATGATAGAGGATTACAGAAAAAGGGGTAACAGAGACCTTACAGAAGAAGAACATGAGACAATTGAATACTTCGTCTCCGGATTTGAATTGTCATCAAGCACACCTAACTAG
- a CDS encoding biotin transporter BioY produces MKFRTLDLTLAAMFVALMAFGSNITSIVPFMVVGGVPITLQTFFAILAGAVLGSRLGAISMVVYTLVGLVGVPVFAQFGAGFGTLVSPTFGFILSFIVTAYAVGKIVEKKRTVVTFIIASLVGLVINYFIGTNWMYFAYKFWAAAPEGFSYEMAWLWMVVPLPKDIILAVFAGLMAARLERSVLSRPNFSHLRKTA; encoded by the coding sequence ATGAAATTTAGAACTTTGGATTTAACCCTTGCAGCGATGTTTGTTGCCCTGATGGCTTTTGGCTCGAACATCACATCCATCGTACCTTTCATGGTTGTGGGAGGCGTGCCGATCACATTGCAAACCTTCTTTGCCATTCTTGCCGGAGCCGTTCTCGGGAGCCGGTTAGGAGCAATTTCAATGGTAGTCTACACATTAGTAGGACTAGTAGGAGTCCCTGTTTTCGCTCAATTCGGCGCTGGCTTTGGGACATTGGTCAGTCCGACTTTCGGATTTATTCTTTCATTTATTGTAACTGCTTATGCTGTTGGTAAAATTGTTGAGAAGAAACGTACGGTTGTGACATTCATCATCGCTTCATTAGTGGGACTTGTAATTAATTATTTTATCGGAACAAACTGGATGTATTTTGCTTATAAATTTTGGGCAGCTGCTCCAGAAGGCTTTTCGTATGAAATGGCCTGGCTGTGGATGGTCGTCCCTTTGCCAAAAGATATCATCCTTGCAGTTTTTGCTGGACTGATGGCTGCCAGGCTGGAGAGGTCTGTGCTTTCAAGACCAAATTTCAGCCATTTACGCAAAACAGCTTAA
- a CDS encoding TetR/AcrR family transcriptional regulator, with protein sequence MNDRKRHVIEKAHQLFIEKGFQATSIQDILDYSGISKGTFYNYFSSKNQLLIDIFRTTFKKIENDRNGLLLDQNPGDKDIFINQIELQMTANRENKIVPLFEEVYFSGDKELKQFIEVGQMKILRWLSDRLGDLTDDNCKPYLLDGAIMLNGILLQNIRFYRKANGEAASLLPVVRYSVTRILNMLDELALSREQLVPPEIMAQWLPVVKTEELEWRIKFLSIISRLKKMDRTNTDYFKKLDFIEEEILRSSSPRKFLIDSVLVSMKAIDKNELRELQALIEENLLENA encoded by the coding sequence ATGAACGACAGAAAACGCCATGTCATTGAAAAAGCACATCAGCTATTCATTGAAAAAGGATTCCAGGCTACCTCTATTCAGGATATCCTCGATTACAGCGGAATATCAAAAGGAACATTCTATAATTATTTTTCTTCCAAAAACCAGCTGCTCATTGACATTTTTAGAACAACCTTCAAGAAAATAGAGAATGACCGGAATGGATTGCTTCTTGACCAAAATCCCGGTGACAAGGATATCTTCATTAACCAAATCGAATTACAGATGACTGCCAACCGGGAAAACAAGATTGTACCGCTATTCGAGGAAGTCTATTTCTCAGGTGATAAAGAGCTAAAACAATTTATTGAAGTAGGCCAAATGAAGATATTGCGGTGGTTGTCCGATCGGCTTGGGGACTTAACTGATGATAATTGTAAACCATACCTTCTTGACGGGGCCATAATGCTTAATGGAATCCTGCTTCAGAATATCAGGTTTTATCGTAAAGCGAATGGGGAGGCAGCGAGTTTACTTCCAGTAGTTCGGTATAGTGTAACCCGCATATTAAATATGCTCGACGAACTTGCTCTATCTCGGGAACAGTTAGTGCCACCTGAAATTATGGCTCAATGGCTTCCTGTTGTTAAAACTGAGGAACTTGAGTGGAGGATCAAATTTCTTTCAATCATTTCCCGCTTGAAGAAAATGGACAGAACTAACACTGATTATTTTAAGAAGCTAGATTTCATTGAGGAAGAAATCCTTCGTTCCTCTAGCCCGAGAAAATTCCTGATTGACAGTGTTTTGGTATCAATGAAAGCAATCGATAAAAATGAACTTCGTGAGTTACAAGCACTGATCGAAGAGAATTTGCTTGAGAACGCATAA
- a CDS encoding CoxG family protein: protein MPEGKHEIIIDVSIEQVWDFVKDMDNWAPLLPGYISHEKLNEKQSNWTFKETVGVLKKKISLQVTIKEWTEPTRVTFDLKGINENLTGNGYFDAEKLGKNKTKMTGYLEMTAEGALAPVMNAVMKSSLPKSGQELTEAIAKKLEQRKAIR, encoded by the coding sequence ATGCCAGAGGGGAAGCACGAGATCATTATTGATGTTTCAATTGAACAGGTCTGGGATTTTGTAAAAGACATGGACAACTGGGCACCATTATTGCCCGGGTATATCAGTCATGAAAAGCTGAATGAAAAGCAATCGAACTGGACCTTCAAGGAAACGGTCGGAGTATTAAAGAAGAAAATCAGTTTACAGGTTACCATCAAGGAATGGACTGAACCGACTAGAGTGACGTTTGATTTAAAGGGCATTAATGAAAACCTGACAGGAAATGGATATTTTGATGCAGAAAAATTAGGAAAAAACAAGACAAAAATGACTGGTTATCTGGAGATGACGGCAGAAGGCGCCCTTGCCCCGGTGATGAATGCTGTAATGAAGTCTTCTCTCCCGAAGAGCGGCCAAGAGCTTACGGAAGCAATTGCCAAGAAACTAGAGCAAAGAAAAGCAATTCGATGA